CTCGCGTGACGGCACGCACGGTCGATGCCTGCCGGCGATTGAGCCTGATCGCTCGCTTCGGCGTCGGCTACGACAACGTCGATGTCGACGCCTGCACGCGCAACGGCGTGATGCTCAGCATCACGCCCCAAAGCGTCCGCCGGCCGGTGGCCACCTCGGCGTTGGCCTTTCTGTTGGCCCTGTCCCACAAGCTCCTGATCAAAGACCGCCTGACGCGCAGCGGACGATGGCAGGAGAAACTTGACTATATGGGAATGGGTCTGACCGGTCGGACCTTGGGCATGATCGGGCTGGGCAACATCGGTCGCGAGTTGTTGCGGCTCACTGCTCCCTTGGAAATGAGGCATGTCGCCTTCGATCCTTATATTACGGGTGAAAGCGCGGCGGCCGCCGGTGTCGAGTTACTGGCTCTCGATACCCTCCTCATGGAAGCCGATTTCGTCGTCGTCTGCTGCGCGCTGACGGGCAATACCCGCCATCTGATCGACCGCCGTCGGTTGAAATTGATGAAGCCGACGTCTTATCTCATCAACATTGCCCGTGGACCAATTGTCGATCAAGCCGCGCTGAGCGAGGCGCTCGTCGAACGCCGCATTGCCGGAGCGGCGCTCGACGTGTTCGAAACGGAACCGGTGTCGGACGACGATCCGCTCCTCAAGCTCGACAACGTCATCGTGGCTCCGCATGCGATCGCGTGGACGGACGAATTGTTTCTGGGCAACGGGCGGGCGGCGTG
The sequence above is drawn from the Pirellulales bacterium genome and encodes:
- a CDS encoding NAD(P)-dependent oxidoreductase, with protein sequence MEFRVGITRDFLKPDGSLGFGDIGLGLLDQNPDPRWEFLPEACDEIAPEVADEYDALLVLAPRVTARTVDACRRLSLIARFGVGYDNVDVDACTRNGVMLSITPQSVRRPVATSALAFLLALSHKLLIKDRLTRSGRWQEKLDYMGMGLTGRTLGMIGLGNIGRELLRLTAPLEMRHVAFDPYITGESAAAAGVELLALDTLLMEADFVVVCCALTGNTRHLIDRRRLKLMKPTSYLINIARGPIVDQAALSEALVERRIAGAALDVFETEPVSDDDPLLKLDNVIVAPHAIAWTDELFLGNGRAACQSILDVAQGRIPAHIVNRQVREHPALKEKLNRNRS